In Calothrix sp. PCC 7507, one DNA window encodes the following:
- a CDS encoding amino acid adenylation domain-containing protein — MKIVATKDLYQLSSMQQGMLFNNLVAQNSGVDIEQMICLVDEKIDVLAFQQAWQTVVARHAVLRTSFDWESEREPQQRVHRNVIIPLEQQDWCDLSDTEQSTKLQAYLQSDRRRGFQLNDAPLMRLALFRLQESVYQFIWTFHHALLDGRSLSVIIKELFTLYDAFCEGKDLQLPQPHPYQDHIAWLHQQDWNKAESFWRDLLKGLTAPTPLLVDSVPREQGSFGEQAIRLSEKTTAMLQSLAQQHQLTLNTLVQGAWALLLSRYSGETDVVFGATRACRHSSVAGAESMVGLLINTLPVRVSVSGEKPLLTWLRELRSQWLALRDYEHTPLVKIQRWSDVPGGTSLFDSILVFENYELNSALRSQGGRWQNLEFQLEEQTNFPLTLVGYAESELLLKLKYDQKKFADAKIRRMLGHLQTLLSSMATNPWQYLGELPLLTTDEKHQMLIEWNHTQADFAEQLCIHQLFEAQVEQTPDAIAVVCGEEQLTYKDLNCRANQLAHHLQQLGVKPGVLVAVYLERSLEMIPAVLGILKAGGAYVPLEPSFPKARIQLLLSSGQINCLVTQTCLLPSIYELELIALQHLICLDQSAHTQSVQQVGHQQVWNRAYLDLLPTKNLPKSANSNDIAYVIFTSGSTGTPKGVVVRHQPVINLIEWVNKTFNVNADDRVLFITSLCFDLSVYDIFGLLAAGGSIRVVASHDVRDPEALLDILCHEPITFWDSAPPALQQLATFFPMVHESNCHPQLRLVFMSGDWIPVPLADLLKTTFPGVEVISLGGATEATVWSNYYPIGKVEPYWKSIPYGKPIQNAEYYILDAYLNPCPIGVSGELHIGGECLASGYLNQPELTAQKFIPNPFSDKREARLYKTGDLARYLSDGNIEFLGRIDHQVKIRGFRIELGEIESVLTQHNCVQETVVIAREDEPGNKRLVAYVVVNGESTPTMNELRRFLQEKLPEYMIPSAFVAIAHIPLTPNGKVDRRALPIPNQTRSELEKAFVAPKNTVEIELAQIWSAVLGIESIGISDHFFDLGGNSLLAVKLFTQIEKKFGQKLPLATLFQAPTIEQLASILSQSHQSASWSSLVTIQPSSNAKRPLFLIHALGGNVIGYQTLVRYLGSEQPVYGLQAQGLDGKQAPHTRVEDMASHYIQEIRTVQPHGPYMLGGFSSGGTVAFEMARQLVAQGDRVALLAMFDTYSPSLYINHPSLVRTLYVYLLTFLRLRSPDRWNYFFAKVDWFKSMLTGKPSSKFDLWNEHSFAEDANPYNMVLIEALKQATMADYLPQPYAGKVTLFTTKEVLRWCQFQPCRGWNGMAKKGVEIHEVPGTHLGMLGEPSVQTLAEKLIVCLEQAQG, encoded by the coding sequence ATGAAAATAGTAGCTACGAAAGATTTATATCAACTTTCATCGATGCAGCAAGGAATGCTGTTTAACAATCTAGTTGCTCAAAATTCGGGAGTGGATATTGAGCAGATGATCTGTTTAGTAGATGAAAAAATTGATGTTTTGGCATTTCAACAAGCATGGCAGACAGTTGTAGCCCGACACGCAGTTTTGAGAACTAGTTTTGATTGGGAAAGTGAACGAGAACCTCAACAACGTGTGCATCGAAACGTCATCATTCCCCTGGAACAGCAAGATTGGTGTGACCTGTCTGACACAGAACAATCAACTAAATTGCAAGCCTATCTGCAAAGCGATCGCCGGCGTGGTTTTCAGCTAAATGATGCGCCATTGATGCGCCTAGCATTATTTCGCTTGCAAGAATCCGTCTACCAATTTATTTGGACTTTTCACCATGCCTTGCTAGATGGTCGTTCTTTGTCAGTCATCATCAAGGAATTATTCACCCTTTATGACGCTTTCTGCGAAGGAAAAGACTTACAACTTCCACAACCACATCCTTATCAAGATCATATCGCCTGGCTACATCAACAGGATTGGAATAAGGCTGAAAGTTTTTGGCGGGACTTGCTCAAAGGCTTGACTGCACCCACACCTTTATTAGTAGACTCAGTTCCTCGTGAGCAAGGCAGTTTTGGCGAACAAGCAATCCGACTCTCAGAAAAAACTACGGCGATGTTGCAGTCTTTAGCACAACAACATCAACTCACGCTGAATACCTTAGTACAAGGTGCTTGGGCTTTATTGCTCAGTCGTTACAGTGGTGAAACAGATGTTGTCTTTGGTGCAACCAGAGCCTGTCGTCATTCCTCCGTAGCTGGTGCGGAATCGATGGTAGGACTGTTGATCAATACCTTGCCAGTTCGAGTTAGCGTTTCCGGGGAAAAACCGCTGCTGACTTGGCTGAGAGAATTGCGATCGCAGTGGTTGGCTTTGCGAGACTACGAACATACACCCCTAGTCAAAATTCAACGCTGGAGTGATGTCCCCGGCGGAACTTCCTTATTTGATAGCATCCTGGTATTTGAAAACTATGAACTGAATTCAGCTTTACGTTCTCAGGGTGGGAGATGGCAAAACCTGGAATTCCAGTTAGAAGAACAAACTAACTTTCCTCTGACATTGGTTGGTTATGCAGAGTCAGAACTGTTATTGAAACTCAAATACGACCAAAAAAAATTCGCCGATGCTAAAATCCGGCGGATGCTGGGACATCTTCAGACTTTGTTGTCCAGTATGGCAACTAATCCTTGGCAGTATTTAGGAGAATTGCCACTATTGACGACAGATGAAAAACATCAAATGTTGATCGAGTGGAATCATACACAAGCAGATTTTGCAGAGCAACTTTGTATTCATCAACTCTTTGAGGCTCAAGTAGAGCAAACACCCGACGCTATAGCCGTTGTTTGTGGAGAGGAACAACTAACCTATAAAGATTTGAACTGTAGAGCTAATCAGTTAGCCCATCACTTGCAGCAACTGGGTGTCAAACCAGGGGTGTTAGTCGCTGTATATTTAGAGCGATCGCTAGAAATGATTCCGGCTGTCCTAGGGATTTTGAAAGCTGGAGGTGCATACGTGCCACTAGAACCCAGTTTCCCCAAAGCACGCATTCAATTACTGCTGTCTTCTGGGCAAATTAACTGTCTAGTCACCCAAACTTGCCTTTTACCCAGTATTTATGAGCTAGAACTGATCGCACTGCAACACCTAATCTGTTTAGATCAATCCGCACATACTCAATCTGTTCAGCAAGTTGGACATCAGCAGGTGTGGAATCGTGCCTATCTAGATTTACTGCCCACAAAAAATTTACCAAAATCTGCTAATTCAAATGATATTGCCTATGTGATTTTTACCTCTGGCTCTACAGGTACACCAAAGGGGGTTGTAGTTCGTCATCAACCAGTGATCAACCTGATTGAGTGGGTGAACAAAACATTCAATGTTAATGCTGACGACAGAGTTTTATTTATCACATCCTTGTGTTTTGACCTGTCAGTCTATGACATTTTCGGACTTTTAGCTGCAGGTGGTTCGATTCGGGTTGTCGCTAGTCATGATGTCCGAGATCCAGAAGCTTTGTTGGACATTCTTTGTCATGAGCCAATCACATTCTGGGATTCTGCGCCGCCTGCACTGCAACAACTGGCTACTTTTTTCCCAATGGTTCACGAAAGTAATTGCCATCCCCAATTGCGGCTAGTATTTATGAGTGGTGATTGGATACCTGTGCCACTCGCAGATTTACTGAAAACCACCTTCCCAGGGGTCGAGGTAATTAGTTTGGGTGGAGCAACGGAAGCCACAGTTTGGTCTAATTATTATCCCATTGGCAAAGTCGAGCCGTATTGGAAGAGTATTCCTTATGGCAAACCCATCCAAAACGCCGAATATTATATTCTTGATGCTTACCTCAATCCCTGCCCAATTGGTGTTTCTGGGGAATTGCATATTGGTGGAGAATGTTTAGCCTCTGGCTATTTAAATCAACCCGAACTCACAGCCCAAAAATTTATCCCCAATCCCTTTAGCGACAAGAGAGAAGCACGACTATATAAGACAGGAGACTTAGCCCGCTATCTCAGTGATGGTAATATTGAATTCCTCGGTCGGATTGACCATCAGGTGAAGATTCGCGGTTTCCGCATCGAGTTGGGAGAAATTGAGAGTGTACTCACACAACACAACTGTGTACAGGAAACTGTAGTGATAGCCAGAGAGGATGAGCCAGGAAATAAGCGATTGGTGGCGTATGTCGTGGTAAATGGTGAATCTACACCGACGATGAATGAATTGCGGCGGTTTCTCCAAGAGAAATTGCCAGAGTATATGATTCCATCTGCTTTTGTAGCGATCGCCCACATCCCACTGACTCCCAATGGTAAGGTAGACCGCCGCGCTTTGCCCATACCCAACCAAACCCGATCAGAATTAGAAAAAGCCTTTGTTGCGCCTAAGAACACCGTAGAAATTGAGTTAGCGCAAATTTGGTCAGCGGTTTTAGGTATTGAGTCAATTGGCATCAGCGATCATTTCTTTGATTTGGGCGGAAATTCGCTACTAGCGGTAAAATTATTTACACAAATCGAAAAGAAATTTGGTCAAAAACTTCCCCTAGCGACCTTGTTTCAAGCTCCCACAATAGAACAGTTAGCTAGCATTCTCAGCCAATCTCACCAATCAGCTTCTTGGTCTTCTCTGGTGACAATTCAGCCAAGTAGCAATGCCAAACGTCCTTTATTCTTGATCCATGCCCTGGGAGGTAATGTTATTGGCTACCAAACTCTAGTCCGTTACCTAGGTTCAGAACAACCAGTGTATGGGTTACAAGCACAAGGACTTGATGGTAAACAAGCTCCCCACACTAGAGTTGAAGATATGGCATCTCACTACATCCAAGAAATTCGCACTGTTCAACCGCACGGCCCCTATATGTTGGGTGGTTTCTCTAGTGGCGGGACAGTTGCTTTTGAAATGGCGCGTCAGTTAGTTGCCCAAGGCGATCGCGTGGCTTTACTAGCCATGTTTGATACATATAGCCCCAGTTTGTATATCAATCATCCTTCCCTAGTACGGACACTTTATGTCTACTTACTGACTTTCTTGCGACTGCGATCGCCAGATAGATGGAACTATTTTTTCGCCAAAGTAGATTGGTTTAAATCCATGTTAACCGGGAAACCAAGCAGCAAATTCGACTTGTGGAATGAACACTCTTTTGCTGAAGATGCCAACCCTTACAACATGGTATTAATAGAAGCTCTCAAGCAAGCCACAATGGCAGATTATTTACCACAACCCTACGCCGGTAAAGTAACATTATTTACTACCAAAGAAGTGTTGAGATGGTGTCAGTTCCAACCCTGTAGAGGCTGGAATGGCATGGCTAAAAAAGGAGTGGAGATTCACGAAGTTCCTGGTACACATCTAGGTATGCTGGGAGAACCAAGTGTGCAGACTTTAGCCGAAAAATTAATTGTTTGCTTAGAACAGGCACAAGGGTAA